TCTTTTACCATGCGCTGCAGGAGTTTCAGGGAATCCACAAAGACCTGATCGGTAAACTTGTACTTACCCTCTACCGCCTTGGATACCCAGTTAGCATCCCCTGAAAGCCGAGCAATGATAGCGGACATTAAACAGGAACCCCAGGCCCAGCCATCGGCACCATCGATACTGACCACATCAAGCCCTGCAGCCTTTGCCTTGGGAACCATGGCAACCAGATCTTCGTAGGTCTTGGGCTCGCTAAATCCGAGGGACTTGACCAGCTCTTCGTTCATATATAGAACCGTAGTGATATTGCTGGTGCCAAGAGGAATTTCATAAATTTCTCCGTTGGGGCCCATGGGGGGAATAAGGTTCAGATCAAAGTAGTTTGCATCGATATAGGGGCGATGATCAAACTGCTGATTGGCTTCCTTCCATGGTTTACCCCAACGGGCATCAGCACCCATGTACGCCAGGTGGGGCACATCACCTGCCGCAAGCCGAGCCACAACCTTTTGATGATAGGCTTCGTCGTAGAGCAGTTCGTACTCAATCTTGATATTGGGGTTTTCCTTTTCAAAGGCCTTCACAATGCGAACCCAGTTAACCCCTTCGGCATTGGAGTTGTCCCCATAGGCCATGGCTTTTACCACGACCTGCTTCCCACCTGCAGCCTGGCCGCTCTGGCTCTGACCGCTTGCAAAGAGCATACCGGCAATCGCCAGGAATGCTACTAGTACAGATAGAGTCTTTTTCATAAAGACCTCCTCTTTTCTCTATACCCGCAAAGAAGGGCTTCCTTTGAGAACCGCTTTCCTTACGGGCGGTGCAATGCACCCTTCTCCCCAACGGGGATACTTACAAATGCAAGGCCAGGACCAGGGGGTCCTGGTCATCCAACACATCTACCGGCAGGTGGGTAGAGGTGAAAATTTTGTACAACAACATCCCCGCCGCCCCATAAGCAACGGCCTGTTCTCCCAACGTGGAATACATCACAAGGCATGCGGGCTCCATGGGATACATCCAGTTGCGCCGAATTTCTTCCTGAAACAGCCGGGGAGCATCGATGGGCCAATTTTCGATATCCCCCCCAATAAACACCTTGTTCAGATTGAAGGTGTTCACAAAAAGGGCCACATTCCGTCCCAATTCCCGAATGAATCGCTCAAGAAGCTGAGGCTCCTCGAGAAGCTCTCCCACTTCTTCATAGGGTATAGAAAACTGGGCCTGAGGCCCCTCTTCCCAGAAGGCACTCCGGAATTCGCCAGCCGTATAATTTGTGCCAGTGTACACCTTGCTATCGATGACAATACCAAAACCAACCCCCAATCCTCCGTAGTTTTCCTTTGCCAGTTCGCCGGTTCGCAGTTGAACAAGGGTAAAAAGAAAATTTTTTAGCCCATCCGCTTTATGAAAAGCCAACTCTCCCCACGCACAACAGTTAGCGTCGTTCCCGATAAAAAAGGGGATATGGGTTTTGGCGGTAATTTCCCGGGAAAAATAGAAGGGCTCTGTTACATGGAGGGGAATAGAATAATGAATAATCCCCTGATCCGAGTCGATAATCCCTCCCATGCCGATACCAACGCCAAGAAATTTTTCAAAGCCCCCCATGGTCTGGGCCGCATCAGAAGCAATCTGGATTACATCATCAATAAAGGTTTGGGGTTTCATGACCTTCTCTACTTTTTTGAAAGAAAGTACCTCCCCCGCTAAATTCACCACCACCACCGAATAGGTTTCCACCTGGAGCTCAATCCCGATAATGTAGCCATAATTTTTGTTTATCCCCAGTTGAATCGGTTTTCGGCCACCACTGGGTCCCGCTTCACCTTCGGCAATTTCAGTAATAAGCCCCAGATCCAGCAAACGATTTACCTGATGGGTAATAGTGGACCGTTCAAGGTGGAGTTGCTCCGCAATCTCATACCGGCTGATACCCGGATGCTTCCAGATACAGCGGACAATTCGGGCCGCATTGCGCGCCTTTTCGGTCTGTTCGTTAAGCCCTTTCCTCGCCACTTCGTTTATGCCCCTTGTGAACTAACCGTATTTCCACGGCCAGTATCCGCCACCGTTCATCAGGTTAATTGATATATTAAATCAACTATGGTATATCACTGGTTATTTAAACTGTCAAGAAAAATTTTTGGGGTTTTTACCCAAACCTGCAACATAGTGGTATAATAGGGAAACTTCTCATTCCCTTATAATCACCAGGAGGTTTTCCATGGCTATTTCTAAGGTATGGCTCGATGAAAGTAACGATGAGTGCATTTCCTGTGGCAATTGTGAGGCAATCTGCCCTGAGGTCTTCGAAGTTCCCGACAAAATGGTGGTAAAAGGGGGCGTGGATTTTTCAAAATATGAGGATAAAATCCGGGAAGCGGTGGAATCCTGTCCCACCGGGGTCATAAAGGCCGAATAAACGGGACTTGAAAAAACAGGCCAAATCCCCTAGAACGTGGGGTATGGAGCGTATTAACCTTGCAGGACCATGGCAACTGCACGTAGACGGAGACACAGAGGGAATACGAGATATCCCTTGCATTATACCGGGGGATATTTTTTCCGCCCTTTTAAAGGAAAACATCCTGCCCGATCCTTACTATGGTAAAAATGAAGAGGTCTGGCAGGTTTTAAATCAGAAAGATATAGAACTCTCCTATACCTTTTCGGTATCTTCCCATATGCTCGAAGAAGGGGATCCCTATCTTTTTTTAGAATCAGTGGATACCGTAGCGGACATTTATCTCAATAACAGCTATCTCGGGCACCATGAGAATATGTTCTACCCTTTTTATGCAGATCTCAACGGGATACTCCGGGAAGGAGAAAATACCATCAAAGTACGTTGTTATTCTGCAGAGAAGAAAGCGATGGAAAGGGCCGAAGAGCTTCCCTACCCTATTCCGTACGGGGCAGCTCCTATTCATTCTCCCCATCGAAATCTAGTTCGAAAGGTTCAGTGCCACTCAGGCTGGGACTGGGGGCCATGCCTTATGGTAAGCGGTATATACGGAAAAGCGTATATTGGTTTTAATCGGCCAGGACATATCAGTCATTGTACCTGTCGCCCCCTGCGGCGAACCGAATCTCTCTGGGATGTGGAAACAACTATCCATTACATCATCCCTGAAAGTAAAAGGGACGTCGGTTCTTCTCAGTGGGAACTGGCAGTTTACTACGAACTGGTAGCCCCCGATGGCAAGGTCGTTACACAAGAGGAGCGACACTACCCGGTGGCTGGCCCCGGAGAACACCTGCTTACGGCGAATTTTACTGTGTCCAATCCTCATCTCTGGTGGCCCGCAGGATATGGGAAACAGTCCCTGTATACTCTTACCGTACAGGTCTCTGCCTGTTCGGTATTTCCCGAGGATTTAGAACAAACTTATGCTTCTTCGGCCTCGCAGGGTTTTTCAGTCTCCGGGGAACCCTCAGAGACTCTCACTAAACGAATTGGTTTCAGAACCCTGGAAGTGCTTACTCAGGAAGATTCGATAGGCCGTCCCCTCACCTTTCGTATAAATGGCCGGGATATATGGGTCAAAGGAGCTAACTGGATCCCTCTGGACGCCCTACCCAGCCGTCAAACTCCGGACCGATATCGGCAATTGTTAGGTGATATGGTAGCGGCCCATATGAACATGGTACGGGTATGGGGCGGGGGCCAGTACGAACAGGATATCTTTTATGATCTTTGCGATGAACTGGGAATTTTAGTCTGGCAGGATTGCATGTTTGCCTGCGCCATGTACCCGGCTACCCCTGAGTTTCTGAGTAATGTTCAAAAGGAAATTGCCTACCAGGTGTTGCGTCTTAAGGATCATCCTTGTCTTGCTCTCTGGTGTGGAAACAACGAAAATCTCGGGGCCCTTACGTGGTTCCCCGAGACCAAGCAGAACCGGGACCGCTACATCATCGATTATGATCGATTAAACGAAGGAATAGTGGGAAATACTATCCGCGCTCTAGATCCGGACCATATCTTTTGGCCCAGTTCACCCAGCGGTGGTCCTCAGGATTTTTCTGACAACTGGCACGCCGATGCAAAAGGTGATATGCACTACTGGAGTGTCTGGCACGAAGGCAAGCCCTTTGAGGCCTACTACGAGGTGGTCCCCCGCTTTTGTTCTGAGTTTGGGTACCAATCCTTTCCTTCATTGGAAACGGTAAAGACCTATTGTCCCCAGGAAGAATGGAACCTGACATCTCCTATTATGGAACACCACCAAAAAAGTCCCCGGGGAAATTCTCTCATCATAGAAAACTTTTCTCGGTATTTTCGTTTTCCCGTGGGATTTAAAAACATGCTCTACCTCAGCCAGGTCCAACAGGCGATGGCCATACAAACGGCGGTGGAATACTGGCGGAGCCAGCGGCCCCGGTGTATGGGGGCCCTTTACTGGCAACTCAACGATTGCTGGCCGGTAGCTTCCTGGTCCAGCATTGAATATTCAGGAAAGTGGAAACTTCTGCATTACCGGGCCCGCCGTTTCTTTGCGCCAGTAGCCCTCGTCTCATACATAAAAGAGGGGCGACTTTCTGTGATTCTCTTAAACGATACCGAT
The DNA window shown above is from Treponema sp. J25 and carries:
- a CDS encoding ferredoxin, yielding MTRRFSMAISKVWLDESNDECISCGNCEAICPEVFEVPDKMVVKGGVDFSKYEDKIREAVESCPTGVIKAE
- a CDS encoding extracellular solute-binding protein, translated to MKKTLSVLVAFLAIAGMLFASGQSQSGQAAGGKQVVVKAMAYGDNSNAEGVNWVRIVKAFEKENPNIKIEYELLYDEAYHQKVVARLAAGDVPHLAYMGADARWGKPWKEANQQFDHRPYIDANYFDLNLIPPMGPNGEIYEIPLGTSNITTVLYMNEELVKSLGFSEPKTYEDLVAMVPKAKAAGLDVVSIDGADGWAWGSCLMSAIIARLSGDANWVSKAVEGKYKFTDQVFVDSLKLLQRMVKDGVISEKSILVDYGANLSNFSNKKALFMIQGQWAAGSIDPAVAEKTKMLAWPKLPGEKPAMAGSVAAAIQVGYGLTQAGAKDPAVRDAALKFLKYFYSYEETTQRLRDGAIVAPILKNYKVPDDLPSIVKQKVVLAQSAKNTDVIDAYLSGAPNDALNAGMQKIVAGTATPEEVAAEVEKLLRGK
- a CDS encoding glycoside hydrolase family 2 protein, which translates into the protein MERINLAGPWQLHVDGDTEGIRDIPCIIPGDIFSALLKENILPDPYYGKNEEVWQVLNQKDIELSYTFSVSSHMLEEGDPYLFLESVDTVADIYLNNSYLGHHENMFYPFYADLNGILREGENTIKVRCYSAEKKAMERAEELPYPIPYGAAPIHSPHRNLVRKVQCHSGWDWGPCLMVSGIYGKAYIGFNRPGHISHCTCRPLRRTESLWDVETTIHYIIPESKRDVGSSQWELAVYYELVAPDGKVVTQEERHYPVAGPGEHLLTANFTVSNPHLWWPAGYGKQSLYTLTVQVSACSVFPEDLEQTYASSASQGFSVSGEPSETLTKRIGFRTLEVLTQEDSIGRPLTFRINGRDIWVKGANWIPLDALPSRQTPDRYRQLLGDMVAAHMNMVRVWGGGQYEQDIFYDLCDELGILVWQDCMFACAMYPATPEFLSNVQKEIAYQVLRLKDHPCLALWCGNNENLGALTWFPETKQNRDRYIIDYDRLNEGIVGNTIRALDPDHIFWPSSPSGGPQDFSDNWHADAKGDMHYWSVWHEGKPFEAYYEVVPRFCSEFGYQSFPSLETVKTYCPQEEWNLTSPIMEHHQKSPRGNSLIIENFSRYFRFPVGFKNMLYLSQVQQAMAIQTAVEYWRSQRPRCMGALYWQLNDCWPVASWSSIEYSGKWKLLHYRARRFFAPVALVSYIKEGRLSVILLNDTDQDILGDVTVRVLDFSGKPLLERVYPCEGKKEGATVILQESIENFTSKPEQYFMHATFKGSLAEDSLKAPVVKEALQTTSFFTLPKKCYLQDPVLTFTIEKTKTGLLQAVLSVERPAFFVALDVEGFPGYWEDNCFTLLPGGPRRITYIPRPGTALPSEIEFKEQCSVYDLWESYQE
- a CDS encoding ROK family transcriptional regulator, whose translation is MARKGLNEQTEKARNAARIVRCIWKHPGISRYEIAEQLHLERSTITHQVNRLLDLGLITEIAEGEAGPSGGRKPIQLGINKNYGYIIGIELQVETYSVVVVNLAGEVLSFKKVEKVMKPQTFIDDVIQIASDAAQTMGGFEKFLGVGIGMGGIIDSDQGIIHYSIPLHVTEPFYFSREITAKTHIPFFIGNDANCCAWGELAFHKADGLKNFLFTLVQLRTGELAKENYGGLGVGFGIVIDSKVYTGTNYTAGEFRSAFWEEGPQAQFSIPYEEVGELLEEPQLLERFIRELGRNVALFVNTFNLNKVFIGGDIENWPIDAPRLFQEEIRRNWMYPMEPACLVMYSTLGEQAVAYGAAGMLLYKIFTSTHLPVDVLDDQDPLVLALHL